Proteins found in one Sporichthyaceae bacterium genomic segment:
- a CDS encoding SDR family NAD(P)-dependent oxidoreductase, with amino-acid sequence MRTVLVTGASSGFGSAIAERYIADGDRVVALARRADRLKELAERLGPRVHTVVLDVRDSAAVAEAIAGLPGEFAEPDVLVNNAGLAEGLEPAQAADLADWDRMVDTNCKGLTYMTRAVLPGMVQRGRGHVVNLGSVAGTYPYPGGNVYGATKAFVRQFSLNLRSDLHGTGVRVSCIEPGLAGGTEFSLVRFHGDAERADAVYDRTQALTATDVAEAVAWATNVPAHVNVNVIELMPVVQSFAGFQVART; translated from the coding sequence ATGCGGACCGTACTGGTGACCGGGGCGAGCAGTGGGTTCGGGTCCGCGATCGCGGAGCGCTACATCGCCGACGGCGACCGGGTCGTGGCGCTGGCCCGAAGAGCCGATCGCCTGAAGGAGTTGGCCGAACGGTTGGGTCCCCGGGTGCACACCGTGGTGCTCGACGTCCGGGACTCCGCGGCGGTGGCCGAGGCGATCGCCGGGCTGCCCGGCGAGTTCGCCGAACCCGACGTGCTGGTCAACAACGCCGGGCTGGCTGAGGGGCTGGAACCGGCCCAGGCCGCGGACCTCGCCGACTGGGACAGGATGGTCGACACGAACTGCAAAGGCCTGACCTACATGACCCGGGCGGTGCTGCCGGGGATGGTGCAGCGTGGGCGCGGGCACGTGGTCAACCTCGGATCGGTCGCGGGCACTTACCCGTATCCCGGCGGCAACGTCTACGGCGCCACCAAGGCATTCGTCCGGCAGTTCAGCCTCAACCTGCGCTCGGACCTGCACGGCACCGGCGTGCGGGTCAGCTGCATCGAACCGGGGTTGGCCGGTGGCACCGAGTTCTCACTGGTCCGGTTCCATGGCGACGCCGAGCGTGCCGACGCCGTCTACGACCGGACGCAGGCACTGACCGCCACCGACGTCGCTGAGGCAGTCGCCTGGGCCACCAACGTGCCGGCGCACGTCAATGTCAACGTGATCGAACTGATGCCGGTGGTCCAGAGCTTCGCCGGCTTCCAGGTCGCGCGCACCTGA
- a CDS encoding class F sortase, with product MGRWRLVTVGALTAALAFTYALPVARADDGPPDPIGIGPLPLPPLPPIPGLPPLPFFPPPPGPPPPPPPSGCSTAARPFVPDTVDLTGIADDVQVVAVGRDSQNRPGAPPISHAGKYMMAFDLGSGVKPGDPHGNSLFNAHTWPDGSALGNEMLDRLHSGDHIVVHGSGGRICYRVTDRVEVPAEAVSNGRSRYFETAGPPQIAIAVCSGRRIGPGHWTKRTLWFAAPVR from the coding sequence ATGGGTCGGTGGCGGCTGGTGACCGTGGGCGCGTTGACGGCTGCGCTCGCCTTCACCTACGCACTGCCGGTCGCCCGGGCCGACGACGGCCCGCCGGACCCGATCGGGATCGGCCCGCTGCCGCTTCCCCCCCTGCCCCCGATCCCGGGGCTGCCGCCGCTGCCGTTCTTCCCGCCGCCGCCGGGCCCGCCGCCGCCTCCGCCGCCCTCGGGCTGCAGCACGGCCGCGCGTCCGTTCGTGCCGGACACGGTCGACCTGACGGGAATCGCGGACGACGTCCAGGTGGTCGCCGTGGGCCGCGACTCCCAGAACCGACCCGGGGCCCCGCCGATCAGCCACGCCGGCAAGTACATGATGGCGTTCGATCTCGGAAGCGGCGTCAAACCGGGGGACCCGCACGGGAACTCACTGTTCAACGCCCACACCTGGCCGGACGGCAGCGCGCTGGGCAACGAGATGCTGGACCGACTGCATTCCGGCGACCACATCGTGGTCCACGGCAGTGGTGGTCGGATCTGTTACCGGGTGACCGACCGGGTCGAGGTGCCTGCCGAGGCGGTCAGCAACGGCCGGAGCCGATATTTCGAGACCGCGGGGCCGCCGCAGATCGCGATCGCGGTGTGCTCCGGTCGTCGCATCGGGCCGGGCCACTGGACCAAGCGGACCCTGTGGTTCGCCGCCCCGGTGCGTTGA
- a CDS encoding MauE/DoxX family redox-associated membrane protein produces MPRTLERRTSSTTNQPRQLGERAATAGRLTLAAVFGWAALSKITDPDGTVRSVRAYRLLPEALATTFGRGLPWMELALAVLLALGLALRLTAALTAGLLAVFTGAIVSAAARGLRIDCGCFGSGGPTENPHYAGEIGRDLALTATAAALAWFGRSHLAVGPRPPLAPHEATDRQARAAAVRHQAAVAAYRRSQRIVAIAAAGTVLAAGFTGVAVGAAGAPGAPTAVPAGVTAAGGIVVGSPSAPHTIVAYEDPQCPICGQFERTSGQTLAAAVEAGAVRVEYRMRSFLGPESVRADAALGAAQDEGKFAALRAALFAHQPAERTGGFTIADLISLGASVGLTDSRYVDAVRHQTYAAWAREVDNQASRDGNTGTPELILDGHELSQSVAFDPTALQAAIMSPAAAPAR; encoded by the coding sequence GTGCCCCGAACCCTTGAACGCCGCACGTCCAGCACCACCAACCAGCCCCGGCAGCTCGGCGAACGGGCCGCAACCGCAGGGCGCCTCACCCTGGCCGCCGTATTCGGCTGGGCCGCGCTCAGCAAGATCACCGACCCGGACGGCACCGTCCGGTCGGTACGCGCCTACCGCCTGCTCCCGGAAGCCTTGGCGACCACCTTCGGTCGCGGGCTGCCCTGGATGGAACTCGCGCTCGCGGTCCTGCTCGCGCTCGGCCTCGCACTTCGATTGACCGCCGCCCTGACCGCCGGACTGCTGGCGGTGTTCACTGGCGCGATCGTCTCGGCCGCAGCCCGCGGGCTGCGGATCGACTGCGGTTGCTTCGGCTCCGGCGGCCCGACCGAGAATCCGCACTACGCCGGCGAGATCGGGCGCGACCTCGCCCTGACCGCTACGGCAGCGGCGCTGGCCTGGTTCGGCCGGTCGCACCTGGCCGTCGGGCCCCGGCCGCCGCTCGCCCCGCACGAAGCCACCGACCGGCAGGCCCGCGCCGCGGCCGTCCGGCACCAGGCCGCGGTGGCTGCCTATCGCCGGTCGCAGCGCATCGTGGCGATCGCCGCCGCGGGTACCGTGCTGGCGGCTGGGTTCACCGGGGTGGCCGTCGGGGCGGCCGGCGCCCCCGGAGCACCCACCGCTGTTCCAGCCGGGGTCACCGCGGCGGGCGGGATCGTCGTCGGTTCGCCGTCCGCGCCGCACACGATCGTCGCCTACGAGGACCCGCAGTGCCCGATCTGCGGGCAGTTCGAGCGAACCAGCGGGCAGACCCTGGCCGCGGCGGTGGAAGCCGGAGCGGTGCGGGTCGAGTACCGGATGCGCAGCTTCCTGGGCCCGGAGAGCGTGCGTGCCGACGCGGCACTGGGCGCAGCCCAGGACGAGGGGAAGTTCGCCGCCCTGCGCGCCGCGCTGTTCGCCCACCAACCGGCCGAGCGCACCGGCGGCTTCACGATCGCCGACCTCATCTCGCTCGGCGCCTCCGTGGGCCTCACCGACAGCCGGTACGTCGACGCGGTGCGGCATCAGACCTACGCCGCCTGGGCCCGCGAGGTCGACAACCAAGCCAGTCGGGACGGTAACACCGGCACCCCGGAGCTGATCCTCGACGGGCACGAGCTGTCCCAGTCGGTGGCGTTCGACCCAACCGCTCTGCAGGCCGCGATCATGAGCCCGGCCGCTGCGCCGGCCCGTTGA
- a CDS encoding peptidase inhibitor family I36 protein, which yields MKYRTPLILVALTCAAAVSPFAVGSSHAAAAGNCPAHALCLFPEANYQGEPAVLTIPQHWSAKSTRLDDAPCMHHHIGSVIDNTKYGVTVFGNDQCDDGGDSQDIAGGGKVGKFSDWHARSVVFPLVYPVD from the coding sequence ATGAAGTACCGCACGCCGCTGATCCTGGTAGCGCTGACCTGCGCCGCCGCCGTGTCGCCGTTCGCCGTCGGGTCGTCGCACGCGGCCGCCGCGGGTAACTGCCCGGCGCACGCGTTGTGCCTGTTCCCCGAGGCCAACTACCAGGGCGAGCCCGCGGTCCTGACCATTCCGCAGCACTGGTCCGCGAAGTCCACGCGCCTGGACGACGCCCCGTGCATGCATCACCACATCGGGTCGGTGATCGACAACACCAAGTACGGCGTCACGGTGTTCGGCAACGACCAGTGCGACGACGGCGGCGACAGCCAGGACATCGCCGGCGGTGGCAAGGTCGGGAAGTTCAGCGACTGGCACGCCCGCAGCGTGGTCTTCCCGTTGGTCTACCCGGTCGACTGA
- a CDS encoding SpoIIE family protein phosphatase, producing the protein MLWAASRSEVAHRLPALAALCPSDATVVLVPLTVDERRTFVGVLGLHFPDPRPPAAGDQEFLTAAGDLLGQGLQRVRLSIAQEIAKARSAAAASRAQDLAALAAALGATVTVDDVTAALSAHVQRAVACQTFSLREVGRGLNVARAIRVAGTPIGYRERFTDVRLDLPSAMAEVAATGNAVFLTSAEDNRRRFGPEAAEQYDSARIEALARLPLFVEAELIAILSVGHWAPREFSGGERLFLTTVADLAAQALGRALRTRRLHQAARRHRLSSAAQAAINRRLDPTEELQGLARAVVPELADFSSVHVLHRPVAAGSVPELPVITDRVASVITEGVEPLPLQNGIAWWGEDPITETIRSGRLLTHPLPTPTVPEWADRTGSAGTFKTGLNHLVLAPVLVDGLVVAVASFGMCDRRPAWDEADLRIIEEIAGYAAVAFGHGLRYQRTRRTALVLQRSLLSAPPEVPGLQLCGRYQPAGSDEVGGDWYDAFETAPGRLAVAVGDVVGHDITAAAAMGQLRAVLRALAMDEDLDPCTVLDRLADANRCLHIAAMATVLFARLHRGSTGWTMRWASAGHPQPLLVEPDGSGRRLGQPTGVALVASLPPFDHRSTQVDLDRPDSTLLLYTDGLVERRGIDLNRSITQLCSRAGQLADRPLPELCDTLLADSPGSDDTALLAVRVASTTQF; encoded by the coding sequence GTGCTCTGGGCGGCGAGTCGGTCGGAGGTCGCGCACCGGCTGCCGGCCCTGGCCGCGCTGTGCCCGTCCGATGCGACGGTCGTGCTGGTGCCGCTGACGGTCGACGAGCGCCGGACCTTCGTCGGCGTGCTGGGCCTGCACTTCCCCGACCCGCGGCCCCCCGCGGCCGGCGACCAGGAGTTCCTGACCGCCGCCGGGGACCTGCTCGGACAGGGCCTGCAACGGGTCCGGCTGAGCATCGCCCAGGAGATCGCCAAGGCCCGCTCGGCGGCGGCCGCGAGCCGGGCGCAGGACCTCGCCGCCTTGGCGGCGGCGCTCGGCGCCACGGTTACCGTGGACGACGTCACGGCGGCGCTGTCCGCCCACGTGCAGCGGGCCGTGGCCTGTCAGACGTTCTCGCTGCGCGAGGTGGGCCGCGGGCTCAACGTCGCACGGGCGATCCGGGTCGCCGGGACGCCGATCGGCTACCGGGAACGGTTCACCGATGTGCGACTGGACCTGCCCAGCGCGATGGCCGAGGTCGCGGCCACCGGGAACGCGGTCTTCCTGACCTCGGCCGAGGACAACCGGCGCCGGTTCGGGCCCGAGGCGGCCGAGCAGTACGACAGTGCGCGCATCGAGGCGTTGGCCCGCCTGCCGTTGTTCGTCGAGGCCGAACTGATCGCGATCCTGTCGGTCGGCCACTGGGCACCGCGCGAGTTCAGCGGCGGGGAACGGCTGTTCCTCACCACCGTCGCCGACCTGGCTGCCCAGGCACTCGGCCGGGCCCTGCGGACTCGACGGTTGCACCAGGCGGCCCGGCGGCACCGATTGTCCTCCGCGGCGCAGGCCGCGATCAACCGGCGCCTGGACCCCACCGAGGAACTGCAGGGGTTGGCCCGGGCCGTGGTGCCGGAACTGGCGGACTTCTCCAGCGTGCACGTGCTGCACCGGCCGGTGGCAGCGGGCAGCGTCCCGGAACTTCCGGTGATCACCGACCGGGTCGCCTCGGTGATCACCGAGGGGGTCGAGCCACTTCCGCTGCAGAACGGGATCGCCTGGTGGGGCGAGGATCCGATCACCGAGACCATCCGGTCCGGGCGGCTGCTCACCCACCCGCTGCCGACGCCGACGGTGCCGGAGTGGGCCGACCGGACCGGATCGGCGGGCACGTTCAAGACCGGGCTGAACCACCTGGTGCTGGCGCCGGTGCTCGTCGACGGCCTGGTCGTCGCGGTCGCGTCGTTCGGCATGTGCGACCGGCGCCCGGCCTGGGACGAGGCGGACCTACGGATCATCGAGGAGATAGCCGGGTACGCGGCGGTCGCTTTCGGCCACGGCCTGAGGTACCAGCGCACCCGGCGCACCGCGCTGGTCCTGCAGCGCAGCCTGCTGTCCGCCCCGCCGGAGGTCCCCGGGCTCCAACTGTGCGGCCGCTACCAACCGGCGGGCAGCGACGAGGTCGGCGGGGACTGGTACGACGCGTTCGAGACCGCCCCGGGCCGACTTGCGGTGGCGGTCGGCGACGTGGTCGGCCACGACATCACCGCCGCGGCGGCCATGGGCCAACTGCGCGCGGTGCTGCGGGCACTGGCGATGGACGAGGACCTCGACCCGTGCACCGTGCTGGACCGACTGGCCGACGCGAACCGGTGCCTGCACATCGCAGCCATGGCGACTGTGCTGTTCGCCCGACTGCACCGCGGCAGTACCGGTTGGACGATGCGTTGGGCTTCGGCCGGGCATCCGCAACCCCTGCTCGTCGAGCCGGACGGCTCCGGGCGCCGGCTGGGGCAACCCACCGGGGTCGCGCTGGTCGCCTCACTGCCGCCCTTCGACCACCGCAGCACACAGGTCGACCTGGACCGTCCCGACTCCACGCTGCTGCTCTACACCGACGGCCTGGTCGAGCGCCGCGGGATCGACCTGAACCGCAGCATCACGCAACTGTGCAGCCGGGCCGGACAACTCGCCGACCGACCGCTGCCGGAACTGTGCGACACCCTGCTGGCCGACAGCCCCGGCAGCGACGACACGGCCCTGCTCGCGGTCAGAGTAGCTTCCACCACGCAGTTCTGA
- a CDS encoding thioesterase family protein, producing MSDAFYEPLGDGRYRAGEHTVGPWDPDSQHGGPPSALLARAIEQEPGAGPVTIVRVCLDILGPIPVTEVAVRTRVLRPGRRIELVEAEMTAAGRPALRAQAWRVRRADVDLPPAVAGPDDTVPPFPSTAKDFADWSGGYLRAIEWRWVQEPRPEIGAGTVWGRMRFPLVPDEEPTGLQRVLAVADSGSGVSHRLDPREWLFVNTELTVHLAAVPRGQWICLDARTRLDELGFGLATSRLFDRDRVVGQGAQSLFVARR from the coding sequence ATGAGCGACGCGTTCTACGAGCCGCTGGGGGACGGGCGCTACCGCGCCGGCGAGCACACCGTCGGGCCCTGGGACCCGGATTCCCAGCACGGCGGGCCGCCCTCGGCACTGTTGGCCCGGGCCATCGAACAGGAGCCGGGCGCCGGCCCGGTAACGATCGTGCGGGTCTGTCTGGACATCCTCGGCCCGATCCCGGTCACTGAGGTGGCGGTGCGGACCCGGGTGCTGCGCCCGGGGCGTCGGATCGAACTGGTCGAGGCCGAGATGACCGCGGCCGGTCGGCCGGCGTTGCGGGCGCAGGCTTGGCGCGTGCGTCGAGCGGACGTGGATCTGCCGCCGGCGGTCGCCGGACCGGACGACACGGTGCCGCCGTTCCCGTCGACCGCGAAGGACTTCGCCGACTGGTCCGGCGGTTATCTGCGGGCGATCGAGTGGCGCTGGGTGCAGGAACCCCGACCGGAAATCGGTGCGGGCACGGTGTGGGGGCGGATGCGGTTCCCGTTGGTGCCCGACGAGGAACCGACGGGTCTGCAACGGGTCCTCGCCGTGGCCGACTCCGGCAGCGGGGTCTCGCACCGGCTCGACCCGCGCGAGTGGCTGTTCGTCAACACCGAACTGACCGTGCACCTGGCCGCGGTCCCGCGCGGGCAGTGGATCTGCCTGGACGCCCGGACCCGGCTCGACGAGTTGGGGTTCGGCCTGGCCACATCCCGGTTGTTCGATCGGGACCGGGTGGTCGGGCAGGGCGCGCAGAGCCTGTTCGTGGCGCGGCGCTGA
- a CDS encoding M23 family metallopeptidase — MLLPTLFGPLIAAMTSLVAMPAADAAVPVGSATHYEFPLRCSGHVSYGHVHHDYPATDMFAPVGCTFLAPVAGTVDEISAADDWNSRSNKGADRGGRSVSIVGADGVRYYGSHLSALAPGIRPGTAVKAGQPLGAVGRSGDARGGSSHLHFGISWPTVPGRWWVRRGEVYPWPYLDAWRAHRDRSPATAVAARHRQVGDKGCTTDC; from the coding sequence GTGCTGTTGCCAACCCTGTTCGGGCCGCTGATCGCTGCCATGACGTCGCTGGTCGCGATGCCCGCGGCCGATGCCGCCGTGCCCGTCGGCTCGGCGACCCACTACGAGTTCCCGTTGCGCTGCAGTGGGCACGTCTCGTACGGGCACGTCCATCACGACTATCCGGCCACCGACATGTTCGCCCCGGTCGGCTGCACGTTCCTCGCCCCGGTCGCCGGGACCGTCGACGAGATCTCCGCGGCCGACGACTGGAACTCGCGGAGCAACAAGGGCGCGGACCGGGGCGGTCGTTCGGTCTCGATCGTCGGGGCCGACGGCGTGCGTTACTACGGATCCCACTTGTCCGCCCTCGCCCCAGGCATCCGACCCGGCACGGCGGTGAAGGCCGGGCAACCGCTCGGTGCGGTCGGGCGGTCCGGTGATGCCCGCGGCGGATCGTCGCACCTGCATTTCGGCATCTCCTGGCCCACGGTCCCGGGACGGTGGTGGGTCCGCCGCGGCGAGGTGTACCCGTGGCCGTATCTGGACGCCTGGCGCGCGCACCGCGACCGCTCCCCCGCAACCGCCGTCGCGGCCCGGCATCGGCAGGTCGGCGACAAGGGCTGCACGACCGACTGCTGA
- a CDS encoding VOC family protein, with the protein MSNDVGLRGISLVCLPTQEQDKAIAFYESLGFEKRTDMAFGNGYRWVEVYLPVGQTGVALAPPPGDAAIVGVQSGITITTQDIDATHVAMQKLGVDVDEHVARMGEPVPPMFWFRDPSGHTLMVVEQS; encoded by the coding sequence ATGAGCAACGACGTCGGCCTGCGCGGGATCAGCCTGGTCTGCCTGCCCACCCAGGAGCAGGACAAGGCGATCGCGTTCTACGAGTCGCTGGGGTTCGAGAAGCGCACGGACATGGCGTTCGGCAACGGCTACCGCTGGGTCGAGGTCTACCTGCCGGTCGGGCAGACCGGGGTCGCACTGGCGCCGCCGCCCGGCGACGCCGCGATCGTCGGCGTCCAGTCCGGTATCACGATCACCACCCAGGACATCGACGCGACCCACGTGGCCATGCAGAAGCTCGGGGTGGACGTGGACGAGCACGTGGCCCGGATGGGCGAGCCGGTCCCGCCGATGTTCTGGTTCCGCGACCCGAGCGGCCACACCCTCATGGTGGTCGAGCAGAGCTGA
- a CDS encoding Crp/Fnr family transcriptional regulator, translating to MIRTSILFSALDDEAAADLRRCMAEGRLRRGQVLFRQGEVGDRLYVIADGKVKLGRVASDGRESLLSLLGPGDMFGELSLFDPGPRTATAAAVTDAQVCALERRALEPLLGQRPDLALCLLGRLSRRVRRSAEAQTDLVFHDTPGRVAKTLLDLSARFGTPCDVGLHLRHDLTQEELAQLVGASRETVNKVLADFSDRGWIRTAARAVVLVDIERLHQRAR from the coding sequence ATGATCCGCACCTCGATCTTGTTCTCCGCACTGGACGACGAGGCGGCCGCCGACCTGCGCCGGTGCATGGCTGAGGGTCGACTGCGCCGCGGCCAGGTGCTGTTCCGCCAGGGCGAAGTCGGCGACCGGCTCTACGTCATCGCCGACGGCAAGGTCAAACTCGGCCGCGTGGCATCGGACGGACGCGAGAGCTTGCTGTCGTTGCTCGGTCCCGGTGACATGTTCGGTGAGTTGTCCCTGTTCGACCCAGGCCCCCGGACGGCCACTGCAGCCGCCGTCACCGACGCACAGGTCTGCGCCCTGGAACGGCGGGCGCTCGAACCGTTGCTGGGGCAGCGCCCGGACCTCGCGCTGTGCCTGCTCGGTCGGCTCTCACGGCGCGTGCGCCGCTCGGCCGAAGCGCAGACCGATCTGGTCTTCCACGACACCCCCGGTCGGGTGGCCAAGACCCTGTTGGATCTGTCGGCCCGCTTCGGAACGCCCTGCGACGTCGGCCTGCACCTGCGGCACGACCTGACGCAGGAGGAGTTGGCGCAACTGGTCGGTGCGTCCCGGGAGACCGTCAACAAGGTTCTGGCCGACTTCTCGGACCGGGGCTGGATCCGGACGGCGGCTCGTGCCGTGGTCCTGGTCGACATCGAACGCCTCCACCAACGCGCCCGCTGA
- a CDS encoding LLM class F420-dependent oxidoreductase: MTALDFTVFTEPQQGASYDDLLAVARAAEDSGFEAFFRSDHYLVMGDRDGRPGPTDAWITLAGLALQTKRVRLGTLVSAATFRYPGPLAIAVAQVDAMSGGRVDFGLGAGWYQREHQAYGLPFGDLGERFDRLAEQLEVITGLWATGGGFSFSGKHYEVLDSPGLPKPAQRPGPPVVIGGMGARRTPELAARFAAEFNVAFQPMAAARAQFARVGEACRAAGRDPGSMRRSVALVVCAGRGDAEVTRRAAAIGRDVEDLKLNGLAGSPAQIVDRLGTWHEATGMTRVHLQVLDLADLAHLELLGSSVIPAFGR; encoded by the coding sequence GTGACTGCTCTCGACTTCACCGTGTTCACCGAACCGCAGCAGGGCGCGAGTTACGACGACCTGCTGGCGGTCGCCCGCGCTGCCGAGGATTCCGGGTTCGAGGCGTTCTTCCGCTCCGACCACTACCTGGTGATGGGCGACCGCGACGGTCGTCCCGGTCCGACGGACGCCTGGATCACGCTGGCCGGGCTGGCGCTCCAGACCAAGCGCGTGCGGCTGGGGACGTTGGTCAGCGCTGCTACCTTCCGGTACCCCGGCCCGCTGGCGATCGCGGTCGCTCAGGTGGACGCGATGTCCGGCGGACGGGTCGACTTCGGCCTGGGCGCCGGTTGGTACCAGCGGGAGCATCAGGCCTACGGTCTGCCGTTCGGAGACCTCGGCGAGCGTTTCGACCGGCTCGCCGAGCAGCTGGAGGTCATCACCGGACTGTGGGCCACCGGCGGCGGATTCAGCTTCTCCGGCAAGCATTACGAGGTTCTGGACTCCCCCGGCCTGCCCAAGCCCGCACAGCGCCCCGGGCCGCCGGTCGTGATCGGCGGCATGGGTGCCCGGCGTACCCCGGAACTGGCCGCGCGCTTCGCCGCCGAGTTCAACGTGGCCTTCCAGCCGATGGCGGCCGCCCGCGCCCAGTTCGCCCGCGTCGGCGAGGCGTGCCGAGCGGCCGGCCGCGACCCGGGATCCATGCGTCGGTCGGTCGCGCTGGTGGTGTGCGCCGGTCGCGGCGACGCCGAGGTCACCCGGCGGGCCGCGGCGATCGGCCGTGACGTCGAGGACCTGAAGCTCAACGGCCTGGCCGGGTCGCCCGCGCAGATCGTCGACCGGCTTGGGACTTGGCACGAGGCCACGGGCATGACCCGGGTCCACCTCCAGGTGCTCGACCTTGCCGACCTGGCCCACCTCGAGCTCCTCGGCAGCTCGGTGATCCCGGCCTTCGGCCGCTGA
- a CDS encoding transglycosylase domain-containing protein codes for MSTDPQDQYRRLLAAAAVVLVVPVAIGLHSLTSVGRTALAGWTAQDALQVEPSARSVVLARDGSVLAEFYRQDRIPVPLEAVSPAARDAVIATEDAHFYSHGAFDPVGMLRAVATNLAAGDIRQGASTLTQQYVKQAALLSAADDDGRRAATETTLSRKIRELGRAFAVEKEMSKDEILDRYLNIVYFGNSAYGIEAAARRYFSVAARDLTVPQAALLAGVLRSPRGYDPIAAPDAARDRRNVVLGRMARAGRLDPATAAQYAAQPLNLNPSAPRVGCQAAAHPFFCDYVLAEIRTLPTLGATPAARVEKLLDGGLTVRTTLDPTIQGAAEKAVQATVGPAADYGAAIVLTEPGTGAVRALAQSRDYGTASGQTTVNWALDAAQGGSHGFQAGSTFKTFVMAAAVENGIDPGTVIDAPARVDVDGFHRCDRGTAFPSWSVGNHNSAGYGPIDMREAAARSVNTYFAQLEQRTGVCAAPALAERMGLRRADGAPLSRVPAFTLGVDEVSPLRMAEAYATLAAGGTHCPSHGIESIDGPGGKSLYSPPGCASVLSAQTAATVTDVLRGVIDGPDPARTGSAETLGATAAAGKTGTTDDETAVWFAGYTDHLAAAVWAGHPDGSRPMRNITVGDQVLAVATGGAVPGRIWTDAMVGALDLPTDPTRRASDAAARVAATQPIAAPTVSAEPNVPQETEKSRRSRHWDDFDNGSDNPWFGFGG; via the coding sequence GTGAGCACCGATCCGCAGGACCAGTATCGGCGCCTGCTCGCGGCCGCGGCCGTCGTGCTGGTCGTCCCGGTCGCGATCGGGCTGCACTCGCTTACCTCGGTCGGTCGGACCGCGCTGGCCGGCTGGACAGCGCAGGACGCGCTGCAGGTAGAGCCATCCGCGCGCTCGGTCGTGCTGGCGCGTGACGGCTCGGTGCTGGCCGAGTTCTACCGGCAGGACCGCATTCCGGTCCCGCTCGAGGCGGTCTCGCCGGCCGCGCGCGACGCGGTGATCGCCACCGAGGACGCTCACTTCTACTCCCACGGCGCGTTCGACCCGGTCGGCATGCTGCGCGCGGTGGCGACGAACCTGGCGGCCGGCGATATCCGGCAGGGCGCCTCCACGCTCACCCAGCAGTACGTCAAGCAGGCCGCGTTGCTGTCGGCCGCGGACGACGACGGCCGCCGCGCGGCGACCGAGACCACGCTGTCCCGCAAGATTCGCGAGCTCGGCCGGGCGTTCGCCGTCGAGAAGGAGATGAGCAAGGACGAGATCCTCGACCGATACCTGAACATCGTGTACTTCGGTAACAGCGCCTACGGCATCGAGGCCGCGGCGCGGCGATATTTCTCGGTCGCCGCAAGAGATCTGACGGTGCCTCAGGCAGCGCTGCTGGCCGGCGTGCTGCGGAGCCCCCGGGGGTACGACCCGATCGCCGCTCCCGACGCCGCTCGGGACCGGCGCAACGTGGTGCTCGGCCGAATGGCGCGGGCCGGTCGGCTGGACCCAGCCACCGCGGCCCAGTACGCGGCCCAGCCGCTGAACCTGAACCCGAGCGCGCCCCGGGTCGGTTGTCAGGCGGCCGCACATCCGTTCTTCTGCGACTACGTCCTGGCCGAGATCCGAACGCTGCCCACGCTCGGAGCCACACCGGCCGCCCGCGTCGAGAAGTTGCTCGACGGTGGCCTGACCGTGCGCACCACGCTGGACCCGACGATCCAGGGCGCCGCCGAGAAGGCCGTGCAGGCAACCGTCGGCCCGGCCGCGGATTACGGAGCCGCGATCGTCCTGACCGAACCAGGCACCGGCGCGGTCCGGGCGCTCGCGCAGTCCCGCGACTACGGCACGGCCTCCGGGCAGACGACCGTCAACTGGGCGCTGGACGCGGCGCAGGGCGGCAGCCACGGGTTCCAAGCAGGTTCGACCTTCAAGACGTTCGTGATGGCCGCTGCGGTCGAGAACGGCATCGACCCGGGAACGGTGATCGATGCCCCGGCCCGCGTCGATGTCGACGGGTTCCATAGATGTGACCGCGGCACGGCATTCCCGTCCTGGTCGGTCGGCAACCACAATTCGGCGGGCTACGGGCCGATCGACATGCGGGAGGCCGCCGCGCGGTCGGTGAACACCTACTTCGCGCAGTTGGAGCAACGCACCGGGGTTTGCGCGGCTCCCGCGTTGGCGGAGCGGATGGGGCTGCGCCGGGCCGACGGTGCGCCGTTGAGCCGGGTGCCGGCGTTCACGCTCGGCGTTGACGAGGTCTCGCCGCTGCGGATGGCCGAGGCCTACGCGACGCTCGCTGCGGGCGGGACGCACTGTCCCTCGCACGGGATCGAGTCGATCGACGGACCGGGCGGGAAGTCGCTGTACAGCCCGCCGGGTTGCGCGAGCGTGCTGTCCGCGCAGACCGCCGCAACCGTGACCGATGTGCTGCGCGGGGTCATCGACGGGCCGGACCCGGCCCGCACCGGCAGCGCCGAGACCCTGGGCGCGACCGCGGCCGCAGGCAAGACCGGCACGACCGACGACGAGACCGCCGTCTGGTTCGCCGGCTACACCGACCACCTGGCCGCCGCGGTCTGGGCCGGCCACCCGGACGGGTCCCGACCGATGCGCAACATCACCGTGGGGGACCAGGTCCTCGCGGTGGCCACCGGTGGGGCGGTGCCGGGCCGGATCTGGACCGACGCCATGGTCGGCGCCCTGGATCTGCCGACCGACCCGACGCGACGTGCGTCCGACGCGGCCGCCCGCGTGGCCGCGACGCAGCCGATCGCCGCGCCGACGGTGAGCGCGGAGCCGAATGTGCCGCAGGAGACGGAAAAGTCGCGCCGGTCCCGCCACTGGGACGACTTCGACAACGGGTCGGACAACCCTTGGTTCGGATTCGGTGGCTGA